A window of Camelina sativa cultivar DH55 unplaced genomic scaffold, Cs unpScaffold00486, whole genome shotgun sequence genomic DNA:
TTGGTTACTATTGtataaaaattcatgaaagtaTGTCCTTAGAGAaaccaatttttatttgttgaagttgtttatcttaattataaccATTAAAGAGTTAACCAAGCTGCATGAAAATCTTTTTGATAAAGGAAAATTTGAGAGTCTCATGGTATTTAATTGacaaacataaatacaaatatatctaaatacctAAGTTTTAAACAAGAATTGTAtgatgtttaaatgtttttatctacCAATCAAATGTACAAATGGTATGATTATTTTACTTCCTAAAAAAATGCTAATAGtttttatctacaaaaaaacaatgtaTTAGAATAAGATTtagctttaaacaaaatttagtattctttgcctcacaaaaaaaatcttagttttgtttggtaatatataatttttagtttttcaaatgtgaaaataaaaaaagcacaaaaatattgcaataaaatgtatatatagatataaacaaacccgcacatagtgcgggtatTCATCTAGTGCTTATAAAGAAGCAATAATCAATTATACTCAAAATGTCTTATACATGTATTAAGGATTACGAGAAGCAATGATCCATCTAAAGATTACATTTGAAGACAATAGATGAATGATTAATGGACGGTCATACTCATAACTTACAAAGTCGGATACCATAAGGAGTGAAAGTATGATTGTTTAGaaactaaaagaagtagaagtaTTAGCATAAGCGAAACTCCCCAGGGAAATTTTCCTTCTCCAAAAAGGGACTTAGCCTTGTTTGCTCTAACGGAGTAAGATGAATTGAAGAGAAGTCGATGGACGAAGCTTAGAGATACGAGGATGAAGACAAAGAGAATTGGGAGGAACAACATGAAGAGCTTCAGGTTAGCTGCGGTTTTCTCAACCTCGTACTTGTAACGCGGGTATGAAGAGATGAAGAGGAGTAAAAATATGATGGCGAAGAGAGCTAGTAGTTTAAGAGGAGGTGCTGATGAAGTCAGTAGTGTTTCCTCTAACCATCCACGCTTCCATGAACCTCCTCTTCTTTCCTTGACAAACCACCCCATCTTCCTTTTTCCGGTTCAAACTTGTATTCTCTCAGTGCcttcttttggtttgtattgAGCATATATAAGCGTATTTTATGAAGTGAAAGACACCTTAAATGCTTATTTTCTTGCTAAAAAGAAAGATgcgtttttattatatatatatatttatataatttttcaaGTAATGTGAAGTCCGATCAATTAGTGTGGCATTACCGCATATGTTCTCTGGAAAAGAGTTGTTCTCGAACAATCTTTAAACCAACCTTTTTTATTCCATATTCCATGgtcatattgattttttttctcctccatGGGAATTtctatcataaatttaactaatTGTTTTCAGCTAAATGCGATGATATTTAGTTagtaaaatggacaaatttaagaaaaaaaagtacctAAGAAATAGttggaaaaaaagaattgtTAAGAATGTTACCATTACATTTGagatatgaaaaaagaaattaaaaggaaaGGAAACCACCGAATTGTTTTCACCTTTAAATCCTGcttttgaaaaaataacaaatgggCATAAAGGATCATACTAGAAGACTAAAGcgcaagaatatatatatatatatatatatatatatatgtgtgtgtgtNNNNNNNNNNNNNNNNNNNNNNNNNNNNNNNNNNNNNNNNNNNNNNNNNNNNNNNNNNNNNNNNNNNNNNNNNNNNNNNNNNNNNNNNNNNNNNNNNNNNNNNNNNNNNNNNNNNNNNNNNNNNNNNNNNNNNNNNNNNNNNNNNNNNNNNNNNNNNNNNNNNNNNNNNNNNNNNNNNNNNNNNNNNNNNNNNNNNNNNNNNNNNNNNNNNNNNNNNNNNNNNNNNNNNNNNNNNNNNNNNNNNNNNNNNNNNNNNNNNNNNNNNNNNNNNNNNNNNNNNNNNNNNNNNNNNNNNNNNNNNNNNNNNNNNNNNNNNNNNNNNNNNNNNNCATCACTTGGAAAGTACATTTGAACAAAATTCCCAAGTATAAAGTTATCagattatttataataaagaaaaataagaagtttATTGATGTTAAAGCATTTTAATATTCATCTGTCTATCCAAATAAGTGTTACAAATCTATATCTTACTAAAGCATTCCACTttatagtttcattttttttttagttttacttctACTATCTGCAAATAAAATCCAATTTGTTttataacaaaactaaattacAATGTTTTGGAGGTAGTTaatattttggattaaaaaatcGACTAAAACCATGAGACGTCATCTCTCTATAACTACAGCTTCAATATCATTTTCATTCTCACCACTTCTCCAAGAAAACAACTCTTTTGTTTCATAACATTCTAACATAAATGCTACTGCTGAAACCATTGGAAAGATCTTATTAGTTtgtactccctctgtatcataaaatataaatttttagaaattttttttgtatcacaaagattgattttcgGTATACTTTTATCAACTAATACTAAAAATTTGCAAATTTCAAGAAttattaaatgagaatttaaaatttttcatgAATTACTATTggataataattataaaaatacattattattaataaatagtgcatatatagttaaagattaaatgttttcttaatttatgtgaaaatcttaaaatatcATCTATTATAATATTGATGGAGTATGTTATTAacgttttttatatttttttaattataaaacaaatctttcTATCTATCAGGAACTATTATGCATTTTAGAAAGTGTgaattactttttgttttatctttagATTCTAGGTGTGTTGATTCACTTCCAATTGATTGAGTTGTAAATTAGGATTGTTTGGGTGATCAAAATCTCTTATTTCAATATTGATTGAGCGAGTCAATCTTCTATTTATCATCATTTGTTCGGATTCAGAAAATCAACTCGTCAATCCCCATATCAACTCTATTAGAATTATGAAAAGATTGTGATATTcttattaattaaacaaatgacTTGTACAAGAGTTTATATAAGCTAGATAATTAACGGTAACGTCATAGACTAACGTAACGTCAAACCGAATCCTATGCAACACTCTCCATTAAGTCCCTGCAACAACTTTGTAACGGCGTTTCTTCGTGTATCCTGATAGTCCCCCTTAAGTTGGCATGAAAATGTTTGAAATGCCGAGCTTACTCACAAGATTCTGAAACGGTCCTGGTTGCATTGCCTTGGTGAGGATGTCTGCAATCTGACAATCAGAACGAACATGAAGAAGTTTGAGAGTACCATCTGTAACTCTATCACGCACTATGTGACAATCCCTTTCAATGTGTTTCGTCCTTTCATGAAACACCGGATTATTAGCTATATGAATGGCAACTTCATTATCACAATACAATACAGTGGGAGATGGAGTAGGGAGCTGAAGATCCTGCATAAGACTGCGAATCCAGAGTATCTCACAAACTGCTAAAGCCATAGCTCTATATTCAGACTCTGCTGAAGATCGAGATACAacgtcttgtttttttttacttccaaGAGATAAGAGAGTCcccaagaaaaacacaataacTAGAGACTGACCTGCTTGTGTCAGGACAACCACTGAAGTCTGCATCAGCAAAAGCTTTGAGTTCCATACTGGGGTCTGAAGAATAAAACAAGCCATGTCCAATTGTTCCTTTGATGTAGTGAAGTAGTTTAGTAACAGCTTGATAGTGAATTGTATGAGGCTCAACAGTGAATTGTGCCAACTTGTTCACTAAAAAGCAAATGTATGGTCTTGTGATGGTCAGATAAATGAGCTTGCCAACAATACTTTGATAGGTCTCCGGATTCTCTATCAATTCACCAACCTCTTTCGACATTTTCTGATTCGGTTCCATTGGTATTTTTGATGGTTTACAAGCCAATAAACCTGCACAATCCAGCAAATCAAGCGCATATGTCCTTTGACAAATAGAAATACCTGCACTAGACCGAGCTATTTCCAAGCCAAGGAAATATTTGGCTGCTCCCAAGAAGAACTATCAGTAGAATAGAACCTGTAACTTTTGTGAATAAAGTGTGATCAGAGTGATTTTTCAGAAATCCCAAACTCGGCAGTGTCTCTGCAAATTTCAAATATCACTGCCTTGAAGCTTGTTTAAGCCTTTAGAGTGACTTATTGAGTTTACAAACTGCATTTGGTGGTATAGAGTCCCCCTCAATAGAGACATATCCAGGTGGTAGTCTCATGTAAATTTCTTCATCTAAATCTCCATTCAAGAAGGCATTAGAaatattgtaacatccgcgaaccgaaatctaGGTTTagagattgcatcggtcgatgcactatatGCATCGATTGACGCAAGGTTGGTTTTCTGCGGACAAGTTTAACTTAagcgctgcgttttgggttaagaaaacccttaactcgattttttgtctcattaggcgagtttagccgtttttaagagaaaagaagagaggaaaagagttcttaagcgttttgggagattcttggaggtttgtggcgtttcctggtgagatccgaggcttagaacgttgtaggagcttgctaggagtgttttcttgcttgtttgaggttcagaatcgttttggcaaaggtaagtgcatgaccatggcttatctaagctggagatctctctgat
This region includes:
- the LOC104773197 gene encoding uncharacterized protein LOC104773197 yields the protein MGWFVKERRGGSWKRGWLEETLLTSSAPPLKLLALFAIIFLLLFISSYPRYKYEVEKTAANLKLFMLFLPILFVFILVSLSFVHRLLFNSSYSVRANKAKSLFGEGKFPWGVSLMLILLLLLVSKQSYFHSLWYPTL